A stretch of the Hyperolius riggenbachi isolate aHypRig1 chromosome 11, aHypRig1.pri, whole genome shotgun sequence genome encodes the following:
- the LOC137538544 gene encoding RNA-binding protein 4B-like, whose amino-acid sequence MVKIFVGGVSPSASPEELKKLFERYGQVNECDILKNYAFVHMEREQDAHRAIGELHKQEFYGSHLTVEYATSKIRNATKIYVGNVSSRATTSQIKELFEKFGKVVECDIVKNYAFVHMAKEREAMDAILHLNDTPLEDQKIFVTLSKSNNAPKNSKLASAAVIAAPTAPPPPPPPPAYYFHRGRLPAPPPPFSPFSPRSWYEREYYERYTFDFYERSALGARAAYDRALTPAAVVAAAAATLPATPVVTAPPAQASISAALAPAAYRDRSPVGRRTAAAAAAAAVMAQYADPYGASQAYSQSYSQAYASAFSQYSLGATGYSPTEYYEKYANGYAGQYSQTY is encoded by the coding sequence ATGGTGAAAATTTTTGTGGGTGGTGTCTCCCCATCTGCTTCCCCCGAGGAATTAAAGAAGCTCTTTGAGAGGTATGGTCAGGTGAATGAATGTGACATCCTCAAAAACTATGCCTTTGTTCATATGGAACGGGAGCAGGATGCCCACCGTGCCATTGGAGAGTTGCACAAACAGGAGTTCTACGGCTCCCATCTTACTGTGGAATATGCAACATCAAAGATTCGCAATGCCACCAAAATATACGTGGGCAATGTCTCAAGCAGGGCAACCACATCCCAAATAAAGGAGTTATTTGAAAAGTTTGGCAAGGTTGTAGAATGTGATATAGTCAAGAATTATGCCTTTGTGCACATGGCCAAGGAGAGAGAAGCCATGGATGCTATTTTGCACCTTAATGACACTCCCCTGGAGGACCAGAAGATCTTTGTTACTCTATCAAAGAGCAACAATGCCCCAAAGAATTCCAAGTTAGCATCTGCAGCTGTTATTGCAGCTCCAACAGCACCTCCTCCACCACCGCCACCGCCTGCTTATTACTTTCACCGTGGACGCCTACCAGCACCTCCACCTCCTTTCTCACCTTTTTCCCCTCGCTCTTGGTATGAAAGAGAGTACTATGAGAGATATACATTTGATTTCTATGAAAGAAGTGCACTTGGAGCGCGTGCTGCGTATGACAGAGCCCTCACTCCAGCTGCAGTGGTAGCTGCAGCTGCTGCAACATTACCAGCCACTCCTGTAGTAACTGCTCCACCTGCTCAAGCTTCAATCAGTGCAGCATTGGCTCCTGCAGCCTACAGGGACAGAAGTCCTGTCGgcaggaggacagcagcagcagcagcagcagcagctgttatGGCACAGTATGCTGATCCCTACGGAGCATCTCAAGCCTACAGCCAGAGTTACAGTCAAGCCTACGCCTCTGCTTTCTCTCagtatagcttgggtgcaacaggtTACAGTCCTACAGAGTACTACGAGAAATATGCTAACGGGTATGCAGGCCAATACAGTCAAACCTACTGA